In the Leptolyngbya sp. SIO1E4 genome, one interval contains:
- a CDS encoding glycogen/starch/alpha-glucan phosphorylase, with protein sequence MTVSIPDNCPTVAVEDDRTGLSVETLRRAMADNLYYIQGKSPETATRNDFYLALAYTVRDRMLQRWLNTTRVYHQPDARIVCYLSAEFLLGPHLGRNLINLGIEDQVRQAVADSGLDLQELMMQEEEPGLGNGGLGRLAACYMESLSTLEIPAIGYGIRYEFGIFDQEILDGWQVEITDKWLQYGNPWEIARPEDSVNVGFGGRTESYTDVQGRYRVRWVPGQLVKGIPYDTPIPGYKVNTVNSLRLWRAEAVESFNFQAFNVGDYYGAVGEKVVSENISKVLYPNDEPIQGKELRLEQQYFFVSCALQDMLRLHLKRSGNHLNTFHEKFTAQLNDTHPAIGVAELMRLLVDEHGIGWEEAWETTQKTFAYTNHTLLPEALEKWPLDLFGRILPRHLEIIFEINQRFLERVRIQFMGDPEKMARLSLIDETGDRYVRMANLACVGSYAINGVAALHTELLKQTVLKDFHELWPDKIQNVTNGVTPRRWLALSNPRLSQFITEKIGENWIHNLDDLRQLEGYANDPDFRAAWRQIKYDIKQDLAARIKASTGVTVNPGSMFDIQVKRIHEYKRQHLNVLHIITLYERIRQNPELDIAPRTFIFGGKAAPGYMMAKLIIKFINSVGEVVNNDPIVGDRLKVVYLPDYNVKFSQGVYPAADLSEQISTAGKEASGTGNMKFSMNGALTIGTLDGANVEIRELVDDEHFFLFGLTAEEVTNLKTSGYNPWDYYSSNPQLKEVIDLINSGFFSHGNRELFKPLVDSLVYSDPYLLLADYQAYIDCQDRVGEAYKDSENWSRMSILNAVRMGKFSSDRSIREYCNNIWKIQAVPVDLEAYKQADAMLTVQR encoded by the coding sequence ATGACCGTATCCATCCCTGATAACTGTCCTACCGTAGCAGTAGAAGACGATCGCACTGGTCTCAGTGTTGAAACTCTGCGGCGGGCCATGGCTGACAACCTGTACTATATCCAGGGCAAGTCACCGGAAACGGCCACTCGCAACGATTTTTACCTGGCCTTGGCTTACACGGTGCGCGATCGCATGCTGCAGCGCTGGCTCAACACCACCCGCGTTTATCACCAGCCCGATGCGCGCATTGTCTGCTACCTCTCTGCTGAGTTCTTGCTGGGGCCTCATCTGGGGCGCAACCTCATCAACCTGGGTATTGAAGATCAAGTCCGTCAGGCAGTGGCGGACTCTGGGTTAGATCTGCAAGAACTGATGATGCAAGAAGAAGAACCCGGCCTGGGGAACGGGGGCTTGGGGCGTCTGGCCGCCTGCTACATGGAATCGCTTTCAACCTTAGAAATTCCTGCGATCGGCTATGGCATTCGCTACGAATTTGGCATCTTCGATCAAGAGATCCTTGATGGCTGGCAGGTAGAAATCACCGACAAATGGCTGCAGTACGGCAATCCGTGGGAAATTGCTCGCCCTGAAGACTCAGTCAACGTCGGCTTTGGTGGACGGACAGAATCTTATACCGATGTCCAGGGGCGCTATCGGGTACGTTGGGTTCCTGGTCAGCTGGTGAAAGGCATTCCCTACGATACGCCGATCCCTGGCTATAAGGTCAACACTGTGAATTCCCTGCGGCTGTGGCGGGCTGAAGCAGTTGAATCGTTTAACTTCCAAGCCTTTAACGTGGGGGATTACTACGGTGCCGTCGGGGAAAAAGTCGTTTCTGAAAATATCTCCAAGGTGCTGTACCCCAATGACGAACCGATTCAGGGGAAAGAACTGCGCCTAGAGCAGCAATATTTCTTTGTCTCCTGTGCTCTGCAAGATATGCTGCGCCTGCATTTGAAGCGATCGGGCAACCACCTCAATACCTTTCACGAAAAGTTCACCGCCCAGCTCAACGACACACACCCGGCCATTGGGGTGGCAGAACTCATGCGCCTGCTGGTAGATGAACACGGCATCGGTTGGGAGGAAGCCTGGGAAACGACCCAAAAGACCTTTGCTTACACAAATCACACCCTGCTTCCCGAAGCCTTGGAAAAATGGCCCCTGGATCTCTTCGGGCGCATTCTGCCCCGGCATCTGGAAATTATTTTTGAAATCAACCAGCGATTTTTGGAGCGGGTGCGGATTCAATTTATGGGTGACCCTGAGAAAATGGCTCGCCTCTCTTTGATTGATGAGACAGGCGATCGCTATGTGCGGATGGCCAACCTGGCCTGTGTTGGCAGCTATGCGATTAATGGTGTCGCCGCTCTGCATACGGAACTGCTGAAGCAAACGGTGCTCAAAGACTTCCATGAGCTGTGGCCCGACAAAATTCAAAACGTTACCAATGGCGTCACGCCCCGCCGCTGGCTGGCCCTCAGCAACCCCCGTCTCTCACAATTCATCACCGAAAAGATTGGTGAAAACTGGATTCACAACCTGGATGATCTGCGTCAGTTAGAAGGGTATGCTAACGACCCCGACTTTCGGGCGGCTTGGCGGCAAATTAAGTACGACATCAAACAAGATTTAGCGGCCCGCATCAAAGCCAGCACTGGCGTGACGGTCAATCCGGGGTCGATGTTTGATATTCAAGTGAAGCGGATTCATGAATACAAACGCCAGCACCTAAATGTGCTGCACATCATTACGCTGTATGAGCGTATTCGCCAGAATCCTGAGCTAGATATTGCCCCCCGCACGTTCATTTTTGGGGGTAAGGCGGCACCCGGCTACATGATGGCGAAGCTGATCATCAAATTCATTAACTCCGTGGGCGAGGTGGTTAATAACGACCCGATCGTGGGCGATCGCCTCAAGGTCGTTTACTTGCCTGACTACAATGTCAAGTTCAGTCAGGGCGTTTACCCTGCCGCTGACCTGTCTGAGCAAATTTCCACAGCGGGTAAAGAGGCCTCGGGCACCGGCAACATGAAGTTCTCGATGAACGGTGCGTTGACTATCGGAACCCTAGACGGCGCCAATGTCGAGATTCGCGAACTGGTGGATGATGAGCACTTCTTTCTGTTTGGGCTGACCGCTGAAGAGGTGACTAATCTCAAAACCAGTGGCTATAACCCCTGGGATTACTACAGCAGCAATCCCCAGCTGAAGGAGGTGATTGATCTGATCAATTCTGGCTTCTTCTCCCACGGCAATCGGGAATTATTCAAGCCCCTGGTTGATTCCCTGGTCTACAGCGATCCCTATCTGCTGCTGGCAGATTATCAAGCCTATATCGACTGTCAAGACCGGGTGGGTGAGGCCTACAAAGATTCAGAAAACTGGTCTCGCATGTCTATTTTGAATGCTGTGCGCATGGGCAAGTTTTCGTCCGATCGCTCCATCCGCGAATATTGCAACAACATCTGGAAGATCCAAGCTGTGCCCGTTGACCTGGAGGCCTATAAACAGGCCGACGCGATGTTGACCGTTCAACGGTAA
- a CDS encoding histidine phosphatase family protein, with the protein MSLCVYLLRHGETEASQAGGYCGALDPELTTAGQQMAQAFAEKYQTFAWQAVYVSPMQRTIATAQPLCDALGMEMQLRDGLREIHYGKWEGKTAEAVQAQFEDDYIRWLTEPAWNPPTGGETSVQIASRANLVMAEIEEKYTTGNVLVVSHKATIRIILCSLLGIDIGRYRDRMYLPVASVSIIKFDVHGPMLIKHGDRSHLPLALDQRPGT; encoded by the coding sequence ATGAGCCTTTGCGTTTATCTACTCCGCCATGGGGAAACAGAAGCGAGCCAGGCTGGGGGGTACTGTGGTGCCCTCGACCCAGAGCTGACGACAGCAGGGCAGCAAATGGCCCAGGCCTTTGCCGAAAAATATCAAACCTTTGCTTGGCAGGCGGTTTACGTCAGCCCGATGCAGCGAACGATCGCCACCGCTCAGCCCCTCTGCGACGCCCTGGGTATGGAGATGCAACTCCGCGATGGCCTGCGGGAGATCCACTATGGCAAATGGGAAGGGAAAACTGCAGAAGCGGTGCAAGCCCAATTCGAAGACGACTATATACGCTGGCTCACCGAACCCGCCTGGAATCCGCCTACGGGGGGTGAAACCTCTGTCCAAATTGCTAGCCGTGCCAACCTGGTGATGGCTGAAATTGAAGAGAAATACACCACCGGCAATGTCCTGGTCGTGTCCCATAAGGCCACCATTCGCATTATTTTATGTAGCCTGTTGGGTATCGATATCGGACGCTACCGCGATCGCATGTACCTACCTGTCGCCTCCGTCAGCATTATCAAGTTCGATGTCCACGGGCCTATGCTGATCAAACACGGCGATCGCTCCCACCTCCCGTTAGCCTTAGACCAGCGCCCTGGAACTTGA
- a CDS encoding acetate kinase, with translation MKILVLNAGSSSHKAALFDFDVAQEPLWNAQLDWTHQAGVVELAAHTADDRHHQATLETQDKTAGIEWMLKTLVTGPVKVLNDLSEIQAVGHRVVHGGREYQQSTPVTPAVKAAIRQLFPLAPAHNPANLEGIEAMEAILGSVPQVAVFDTAFHAQIPPAAATYPGPYEWVEQGIQRYGFHGISHRYVAQRAADLMGKELSAVRLITCHLGNGCSLAAVRNGVSVDTTMGFTPLDGLMMGSRSGSVDPGILIHLLRHDGLTADDLDQLLNRASGLQGISGESNDMRQVLAAAETGCDRAQLAVDMFIHSLRRHIGAMLGSLGGLDALVFTAGMGENSVPLWQAACQGWEFLGLTLKSEPLQRHKADQDIAAAQSSVRVFVIHTREEWAIAQDCCQVLGL, from the coding sequence ATGAAAATCCTCGTCCTCAATGCCGGATCGAGCAGTCACAAAGCCGCCCTGTTTGATTTCGACGTGGCTCAGGAGCCGCTTTGGAATGCACAGCTTGACTGGACTCACCAGGCAGGTGTGGTTGAATTAGCCGCCCACACTGCAGACGATCGCCATCACCAGGCCACCCTAGAAACCCAAGACAAAACCGCTGGCATTGAGTGGATGCTCAAGACCTTGGTCACAGGCCCCGTCAAGGTTTTAAACGATCTCAGCGAGATTCAGGCGGTGGGGCATCGAGTCGTGCATGGCGGGCGTGAGTATCAGCAGAGTACGCCGGTGACCCCCGCAGTGAAGGCTGCCATTCGACAGCTATTTCCCCTGGCTCCGGCCCACAACCCAGCTAACCTGGAAGGGATCGAAGCGATGGAAGCAATCTTGGGATCGGTGCCCCAGGTGGCGGTGTTTGACACTGCCTTCCACGCCCAAATTCCCCCTGCTGCAGCCACTTACCCGGGGCCGTACGAGTGGGTTGAGCAAGGTATCCAGCGCTATGGCTTTCACGGCATTAGTCACCGTTATGTTGCCCAGCGGGCAGCCGATCTGATGGGCAAAGAATTGTCAGCGGTGCGGCTGATCACCTGTCATCTGGGTAATGGCTGTTCCCTAGCGGCGGTGCGCAATGGGGTCAGTGTCGACACCACCATGGGGTTCACGCCCCTGGATGGGTTGATGATGGGCAGCCGCTCTGGCTCGGTAGATCCTGGGATTCTGATTCATCTGCTGCGCCATGATGGCCTCACCGCAGATGATCTCGATCAGCTGTTGAACAGGGCTTCTGGGCTGCAGGGCATCTCTGGCGAGTCTAACGACATGCGTCAGGTCCTGGCAGCTGCGGAAACAGGCTGCGATCGCGCCCAACTGGCTGTCGATATGTTCATCCACAGTCTGCGACGCCACATCGGGGCAATGCTGGGTAGTTTGGGCGGTCTCGATGCCCTGGTCTTCACCGCCGGGATGGGTGAAAACAGCGTCCCCCTGTGGCAAGCTGCCTGCCAGGGGTGGGAGTTTCTGGGGCTCACCCTTAAGTCTGAGCCGCTGCAGCGCCATAAAGCTGACCAAGATATTGCTGCAGCCCAGTCATCGGTGCGTGTCTTCGTCATTCATACCCGAGAGGAGTGGGCGATCGCCCAAGATTGTTGTCAAGTCCTAGGACTCTGA
- the adhE gene encoding bifunctional acetaldehyde-CoA/alcohol dehydrogenase, translating to MTVNNLETLETLIQRVKAAQTQYATFSQEQVDQIFHQAALAANTKRIPLAKQAVQETSMGIVEDKVIKNHFASEMVYNKYKSEKTCGVIEADPAFGIQKIAEPVGILAGIVPTTNPTSTAVFKALLALKTRNGIIFSPHPRAQGCTIEAARIVRDAAVAAGAPEDIIGWIDHPTVELSQALMSHIDVKLILATGGPGMVRAAYSSGNPSLGVGAGNTPAVIDSSAHIKMAVNSILLSKTFDNGMICASEQSVIVLDDIYDQVRAEFEERAAYFLNDEEKEKVRGIILKNGRLNAEIVGQSIATLAELAGITVPAETRLLIGEVDTIGSEEQFAYEKLSPILAMYRAPDFGHAVAMAEQLVQFGGRGHTSVLYTNPAQYDHIQYFEERLTTARVLINTPSSQGAIGDLYNFKLDPSLTLGCGTWGGNSVSENVGPRHLLNIKTVTERRENMLWFRVPPKVYFKFGCLSTALQDLQGRQRAFIVTDKPLFDLGMCDRVTQGLEDMGIRYEVFYDVEPDPCLDTVMRGVKQMNQFNPDVIIPVGGGSPMDAAKVMWLMYEHPETDFDSLAMRFMDIRKRVYELPPLGQKAILVAIPTTSGTGSEVTPFAVVTDNRTGMKYPLADYALTPQIAIVDPELVLNMPKALTAYGGLDALTHAIEAYVSVLASEFTNGLALEAIRLLFKYLPRAYENGAKDPKAREKVHYAATMAGMAFANAFLGVCHSLAHKLGSTFHVPHGLANALLISHVIRYNATDAPFKQAIFPQYKYPNAKFRYARIADHLGLGGTTEEEKVEKLVEAIETLKQRLKIPAGIHDVIPEADKRFYAEVEEMAENAFDDQCTGANPRYPLIQELKELYLLAHRGCRIDAALYNQDDTEAIEEAVNA from the coding sequence ATGACCGTTAATAATCTTGAAACCCTGGAAACTCTCATCCAACGAGTCAAGGCTGCTCAGACTCAGTACGCGACGTTTTCTCAAGAGCAGGTTGATCAGATCTTTCATCAAGCAGCGCTAGCTGCCAATACCAAGCGTATTCCCCTGGCCAAACAGGCTGTCCAAGAGACCAGCATGGGCATTGTTGAGGACAAGGTGATCAAAAATCACTTTGCCTCAGAGATGGTTTACAACAAATACAAATCTGAGAAAACCTGCGGCGTGATTGAGGCAGACCCCGCCTTTGGTATCCAGAAAATCGCCGAGCCAGTTGGCATCTTAGCGGGGATCGTTCCTACCACAAACCCGACTTCGACCGCCGTCTTTAAGGCGCTGCTAGCTCTGAAGACGCGCAATGGCATCATCTTTTCGCCTCACCCAAGGGCTCAAGGCTGCACCATTGAAGCCGCACGCATTGTCCGAGATGCTGCGGTTGCGGCAGGGGCACCTGAAGACATCATCGGCTGGATTGATCACCCCACTGTGGAATTGTCTCAGGCGTTGATGAGCCACATAGACGTCAAGCTGATTTTGGCAACTGGCGGGCCCGGTATGGTGCGGGCAGCCTACTCGTCTGGGAATCCATCTTTAGGGGTGGGTGCGGGCAACACTCCCGCCGTGATCGACAGTTCTGCCCATATCAAGATGGCGGTGAACTCGATCTTGCTAAGCAAAACCTTTGACAACGGCATGATCTGCGCCAGCGAGCAGTCGGTGATTGTTTTAGATGACATCTACGACCAGGTGCGGGCCGAGTTTGAGGAGCGGGCGGCTTACTTCCTGAATGATGAGGAGAAAGAGAAGGTTCGTGGCATCATTCTGAAAAATGGGCGGCTGAATGCTGAGATTGTCGGACAGTCGATCGCAACCCTGGCAGAATTAGCTGGGATCACTGTGCCCGCCGAGACGCGCCTGCTGATTGGTGAGGTCGATACCATTGGCTCAGAAGAGCAGTTTGCTTATGAAAAACTGTCTCCCATTCTGGCCATGTATCGAGCGCCTGACTTCGGTCATGCTGTTGCCATGGCGGAACAGTTAGTGCAGTTTGGGGGACGGGGGCACACGTCTGTGCTCTATACCAATCCTGCCCAGTACGACCACATTCAGTATTTCGAGGAGCGCCTGACCACGGCACGGGTGCTGATCAACACGCCGTCATCCCAGGGCGCCATTGGCGATCTCTATAACTTCAAGCTAGACCCCTCCCTAACGTTGGGTTGCGGCACCTGGGGGGGCAACTCGGTCTCTGAAAATGTTGGCCCCCGTCACCTGCTGAACATCAAAACGGTGACGGAGCGGCGGGAAAATATGCTGTGGTTCCGCGTTCCACCGAAGGTGTATTTCAAGTTTGGGTGTCTGTCAACGGCGCTGCAAGACTTGCAGGGGCGTCAACGGGCCTTCATCGTGACAGACAAGCCCCTGTTTGATCTTGGCATGTGCGATCGCGTCACCCAAGGGTTGGAAGATATGGGCATCCGTTATGAGGTGTTCTACGATGTGGAGCCCGATCCCTGCCTGGATACGGTCATGCGTGGGGTGAAGCAGATGAACCAGTTCAACCCCGATGTGATCATCCCGGTTGGGGGCGGTTCCCCAATGGATGCGGCCAAAGTCATGTGGCTGATGTACGAGCACCCAGAAACGGACTTTGACAGCCTGGCGATGCGGTTTATGGATATCCGCAAGCGGGTGTATGAACTGCCACCCCTGGGGCAAAAAGCCATTCTGGTGGCAATTCCAACGACCTCTGGTACGGGCTCTGAGGTGACTCCTTTCGCGGTCGTAACCGATAACCGCACCGGCATGAAGTATCCCCTGGCAGACTATGCTCTGACACCGCAGATTGCGATCGTCGACCCCGAACTGGTGCTGAACATGCCCAAGGCGCTAACGGCCTACGGTGGGCTGGATGCGTTGACTCACGCGATCGAAGCTTATGTGTCGGTGCTGGCGTCAGAGTTCACGAATGGTCTAGCCCTGGAGGCTATTCGCCTGCTGTTCAAATACCTGCCCAGAGCCTACGAAAATGGCGCGAAGGATCCCAAGGCGCGGGAAAAAGTCCACTATGCGGCCACGATGGCGGGGATGGCCTTTGCCAATGCTTTCTTGGGGGTCTGCCATTCCCTGGCCCACAAGCTGGGCTCCACCTTCCATGTGCCCCACGGGTTGGCCAATGCCCTGCTGATCTCCCACGTCATCCGCTACAACGCAACGGATGCGCCCTTTAAGCAGGCAATCTTCCCGCAGTACAAGTACCCCAATGCCAAGTTCCGCTATGCTCGCATCGCAGATCACTTGGGCTTGGGCGGCACCACAGAAGAGGAGAAGGTTGAGAAGCTCGTGGAGGCGATCGAAACTCTGAAGCAGCGCCTCAAGATTCCAGCGGGTATCCATGATGTGATTCCTGAAGCGGATAAGCGCTTCTACGCGGAGGTGGAAGAAATGGCGGAAAACGCCTTCGACGACCAATGCACCGGCGCTAACCCCCGCTATCCACTGATCCAGGAGCTAAAGGAACTTTATCTGCTAGCGCATCGCGGCTGCCGGATTGATGCAGCGCTCTACAACCAGGATGATACAGAGGCGATCGAGGAAGCGGTCAACGCTTAA
- a CDS encoding DUF3368 domain-containing protein: MPINQVVINASPLIALFKGQQAELLPQLFEKIVVPQGVWEEITARKPEDIAAQQLRAVSWIQRVDTVRVPATILTWDLGKGESEVLSWVVSHPDYMAIVDDLAARRCADALGLKVLGTGATLILAKRRGLISNVAPRLKALRDAGLYLSDRLIQLLKEQAGE; the protein is encoded by the coding sequence GTGCCGATTAATCAAGTGGTGATCAATGCATCGCCGCTAATTGCTCTGTTTAAGGGTCAGCAGGCTGAATTATTGCCTCAGCTTTTTGAAAAGATTGTCGTACCTCAAGGAGTTTGGGAAGAGATCACGGCACGTAAACCAGAAGATATTGCGGCCCAGCAGTTGCGGGCTGTTTCTTGGATTCAACGGGTGGATACTGTTAGAGTACCTGCCACTATCTTGACTTGGGATCTGGGCAAAGGTGAATCCGAAGTTTTGAGTTGGGTTGTTAGCCATCCTGACTACATGGCAATTGTCGATGACTTGGCGGCTCGTCGGTGTGCGGACGCGCTAGGGCTAAAGGTTTTGGGGACGGGAGCGACGTTAATTTTGGCAAAGCGTCGTGGACTGATTAGCAATGTTGCGCCAAGGCTAAAGGCACTGAGGGATGCAGGACTTTACTTGTCGGATAGGTTGATACAGCTTTTGAAGGAACAGGCAGGCGAATAG
- a CDS encoding UPF0175 family protein, whose amino-acid sequence MTTLSLDLPDSVFSALRKAPDEFLQEMRLAAAIKWYEMGEISQSKAAEIAGISRSELLEAFARYRVDFMQYTPASLDRELEGAD is encoded by the coding sequence ATGACAACTCTTTCGCTTGATTTGCCAGATTCGGTTTTTTCCGCACTTCGGAAGGCACCGGATGAGTTTCTTCAGGAGATGCGTCTGGCGGCGGCAATTAAGTGGTACGAGATGGGTGAAATTTCCCAAAGTAAAGCAGCTGAAATTGCGGGAATTTCGCGCAGTGAATTGTTGGAGGCGTTTGCCCGCTACCGGGTGGATTTTATGCAATACACACCGGCTTCGCTTGACAGGGAGTTAGAGGGTGCCGATTAA
- a CDS encoding CPBP family intramembrane metalloprotease, which yields MPELRTFWHRLRRSPAPVRIMAFLIAVVLVAAPLAVPLYRFEDAATGGKSIIWAPISLLGVFVLGLPLWLRWVHHLKAPWQAMGMTSGTRGWWSGLAAFLAGAGGVAVLYLLQVALGWGTWMPPTSRELVRNIPEGLLVGIGVGIAEELVFRGWLLFELEQDYAFPIALWLNAGFFAIAHYIRPLSAIVETWPQFFGLLLLGLTLGWARRIPISPDRSFPPRTTLGFAAGLHGGLVWAYYQVDVGDLVLATGKVPEWITGIGGNPLAGVLGLLLLGAIAGATYTASHVSQ from the coding sequence TTGCCCGAATTGAGAACGTTTTGGCATCGCCTGCGGCGCAGTCCGGCCCCGGTCAGAATCATGGCGTTCTTGATCGCTGTTGTGTTGGTCGCGGCGCCTCTGGCAGTCCCCCTTTACCGATTTGAAGACGCGGCAACTGGGGGTAAATCTATCATTTGGGCTCCAATTAGCCTGTTGGGCGTGTTCGTGCTGGGGCTACCGCTGTGGTTAAGGTGGGTGCATCACCTGAAGGCACCGTGGCAAGCGATGGGCATGACCAGTGGCACACGGGGTTGGTGGAGCGGGCTCGCGGCATTTTTAGCCGGTGCGGGTGGGGTCGCTGTGCTCTACCTGCTGCAAGTTGCCTTGGGGTGGGGCACCTGGATGCCTCCAACCAGCCGTGAACTAGTTCGGAATATTCCCGAAGGGCTTTTGGTTGGAATTGGCGTCGGCATCGCTGAGGAATTGGTGTTTCGAGGCTGGTTGCTGTTCGAGCTAGAGCAAGATTATGCGTTTCCGATAGCGCTGTGGCTAAATGCTGGCTTTTTTGCGATCGCCCATTACATTCGTCCGCTTTCAGCCATTGTGGAAACCTGGCCTCAGTTTTTTGGGCTCTTGCTGTTGGGCCTCACGTTGGGATGGGCTCGGCGCATCCCCATTAGCCCAGATCGGTCCTTCCCCCCTCGCACCACCCTCGGATTTGCCGCAGGTTTACACGGTGGCCTCGTCTGGGCCTATTATCAGGTCGATGTGGGTGATTTAGTGCTGGCCACTGGCAAGGTGCCGGAGTGGATAACCGGCATTGGCGGCAACCCTCTGGCAGGTGTCTTGGGGCTGTTGTTGCTGGGTGCGATCGCTGGTGCGACCTACACAGCTAGCCATGTTTCTCAATGA
- the clpS gene encoding ATP-dependent Clp protease adapter ClpS, producing MAVETIERPSTSTVRKPAPRYRVLLHNDEFNSMEYVVESLVKVVPSLTMPQAVDIMMQAHTSGVALVITCALEHAEFYCEGLNGKGLTSSIEPEE from the coding sequence GTGGCTGTCGAAACGATTGAACGTCCTTCAACATCCACGGTACGGAAACCTGCCCCGCGCTATCGTGTGCTGTTGCACAACGATGAATTCAACTCGATGGAATATGTAGTTGAGTCTCTGGTTAAGGTTGTGCCAAGCCTAACGATGCCTCAGGCGGTGGATATTATGATGCAGGCCCATACCTCCGGGGTGGCTTTGGTGATTACATGCGCGCTGGAACATGCCGAATTTTACTGTGAGGGGTTGAACGGCAAGGGCTTAACCAGTTCCATTGAGCCTGAGGAGTAA
- a CDS encoding STAS domain-containing protein has translation MESLRLNLTVVQPNGVLNAANAPALQAHLSEQISSDTSAGLMIDMSRVESLDSAGLVSLVSTLRLARNLSKRFCLCSVSPSIRIVFELAQLDQVFEFVEEMSVQAA, from the coding sequence ATGGAAAGCCTTCGCTTGAATTTGACAGTGGTTCAGCCTAACGGTGTCCTAAATGCAGCCAATGCCCCTGCGTTGCAAGCTCATCTCTCGGAACAGATTTCATCGGATACGTCAGCAGGCTTAATGATAGACATGAGCCGGGTCGAGTCTCTGGATAGTGCTGGGTTAGTTTCTTTGGTGTCTACCCTGCGCCTGGCCCGCAATCTGAGCAAGCGTTTTTGCTTGTGTTCGGTATCGCCCTCTATTCGGATAGTGTTTGAACTTGCTCAACTTGACCAAGTGTTTGAGTTTGTTGAAGAAATGTCCGTTCAAGCTGCATAG
- a CDS encoding CrcB family protein — translation MFQDPHLRGAIAVALGAIAGALGRYYVTLGCTYWFGSSVYGTLLVNLAGAWVMGFFTTLMALRVLHLPQEVILLVSTGFLGSLTTFSTYTLDTMNLAGVYTLRLSLLYWLGTAVCGVISLYGGIFTARLLQ, via the coding sequence ATGTTTCAAGATCCCCATCTGCGGGGGGCGATCGCGGTTGCCCTGGGGGCGATCGCTGGGGCATTGGGTCGTTACTATGTGACCTTGGGCTGTACCTACTGGTTCGGGAGTTCTGTCTATGGCACCCTGCTGGTGAATTTAGCGGGCGCCTGGGTGATGGGTTTTTTCACTACCCTGATGGCCCTGCGGGTCTTGCATTTGCCTCAAGAAGTCATTTTGTTGGTCAGTACAGGCTTCCTGGGGTCTCTCACCACCTTTTCGACGTACACCCTGGATACGATGAACCTGGCCGGGGTCTATACACTCCGCCTGTCCCTCCTCTATTGGCTGGGCACTGCTGTCTGTGGGGTTATCAGTTTGTATGGGGGCATATTCACCGCGCGCTTATTGCAGTAA
- a CDS encoding DUF190 domain-containing protein: protein MPPWKKLSIYTSEGSRFGTRPLHSAIIATALEQELYSVMALKAMEGFGPQMAILTANQMALASDLPIEVRILDEAAIIEAFLTDQAEMLTGCLITLEDIEIVQLPPSVLS, encoded by the coding sequence ATGCCCCCTTGGAAAAAACTCAGCATCTATACCAGTGAAGGGAGTCGATTTGGCACCCGTCCGCTCCATTCGGCCATCATTGCTACTGCCCTAGAGCAGGAACTCTACAGTGTGATGGCTCTGAAGGCAATGGAAGGGTTTGGGCCACAAATGGCAATTCTCACGGCCAATCAAATGGCTCTGGCCTCTGATTTGCCGATTGAGGTCAGAATTTTAGATGAAGCAGCCATCATCGAGGCGTTTCTCACCGATCAGGCGGAAATGCTCACGGGCTGTTTGATTACCTTAGAAGACATTGAGATTGTGCAGTTGCCCCCCTCAGTCCTATCCTGA
- the hoxE gene encoding bidirectional hydrogenase complex protein HoxE: protein MPTAAVTNAEKTPKSAGPKAQKKDKGGDRRLKRIDVTMKRNQYKPDALIEVLHAAQEAFGYLDEAVLLHVARGLKLPLSRVYGVATFYHLFTLKPSGAHNCVVCMGTACYVKGGGKVMEALQAELGIEVGETTPDGQVSLMAARCLGACGIAPAVVYDGEIAGKQQPDQAIAKIKELQG from the coding sequence ATGCCCACTGCTGCTGTAACAAATGCCGAAAAAACCCCGAAATCTGCTGGCCCCAAGGCTCAGAAAAAAGATAAGGGTGGCGATCGCCGTCTGAAGCGCATCGACGTCACCATGAAGCGCAACCAGTACAAACCAGATGCGCTGATCGAGGTTTTACATGCTGCTCAAGAAGCCTTTGGATATCTAGACGAGGCGGTGCTGCTCCATGTGGCACGGGGGCTGAAGTTGCCCCTGAGTCGGGTTTATGGAGTGGCTACTTTTTATCACCTGTTTACCCTGAAGCCCAGTGGTGCCCATAACTGTGTCGTCTGTATGGGCACAGCCTGTTATGTGAAGGGGGGCGGCAAGGTGATGGAAGCCCTGCAGGCCGAGTTGGGGATTGAGGTGGGTGAAACCACGCCCGATGGCCAAGTCTCTCTGATGGCAGCCCGCTGCTTAGGGGCCTGTGGCATTGCCCCTGCAGTGGTCTATGACGGTGAGATCGCTGGTAAGCAACAACCCGATCAGGCGATCGCCAAAATCAAGGAGCTTCAAGGTTAG